In Chroogloeocystis siderophila 5.2 s.c.1, the genomic stretch ATGACCAAGAAAGTTCACCTGCACTGATAAAATTGAGGAGCAGGAAAAAAGAGTTAACAATCGCATAATTACCGAAACTCTTTTGTAAGTTGCGGCGACGATGCATATTGAAAGCTTCGCGTTTGTGCAAATCAGCTTGTTGCAATTGCCATTCTCTTTCAGCAGCTTGCAAGCACTCAGGGGTAATTTCTAACTCAGCAGCAATTTCTACTAACTGTTCCCGCGTAAATTCGCCTTCATGCGCTTGGCGAGAAATCGCGATTTGCAAAATTTGCTGAATATCTTCTTGATGATATACGCAAGTCATTTTGTTGTCTGATATGTTCATTTGGGAAGTTTTGATAAAGATATAACAAACAACCCTAAAGGGTACTGTCTCTATTATGCCAAGCCTGGGGCTGACGAAACTTATAGATGTCTGTGATCGCTTTTACCCAACCATCCGAGACAGATTCCAAAATGCGATCGCCCTTTTCTTTCGTCGCAATGGTAGGATCTCCCAAAACACCACTCCGACTCAAATCGCGAGTTGTCCACGCAAAAGGTAACTTACCTTCGATTGAAAGTAAACTATCTTCTGGTAATTCTGGGTACTCAGCGATCGCGGCTTGCATTTTCACCTGTTCGGGCAAAATCGATAGCATCAAACTCGTTTCTGCATCGCCTGCATGAATTCCTAACTGCTGTTCTTTGAGTGAAAGTAATTCATTAACAGCGTGCGGAACGCGCCAGGTAAATAACGGAAACACCAGAAAATCTTCATACTTGACGTGCAAATCGCGCGCTGCAATTTCCATTACCTGTGGTTGTCCGCCGTGCGAGTTCATCAATACAAGTTT encodes the following:
- a CDS encoding 2TM domain-containing protein — protein: MTCVYHQEDIQQILQIAISRQAHEGEFTREQLVEIAAELEITPECLQAAEREWQLQQADLHKREAFNMHRRRNLQKSFGNYAIVNSFFLLLNFISAGELSWSLYIALFWGVGLALNTWNTFQTQGEEYEKAYRRWYRSRQIKQSVNSLVDRCLKAWQI
- a CDS encoding creatininase family protein — encoded protein: MMHSFIPPQRFFPYLTWTDIQAMPNKQDVVLVQPVGAIEQHGPHLPLIVDAAIGAAVLGKALEKLDASIPAYALPTLYYGKSHEHWHFPGTIALSAQTLLTTLIEIAESLYRAGFRKLVLMNSHGGQPQVMEIAARDLHVKYEDFLVFPLFTWRVPHAVNELLSLKEQQLGIHAGDAETSLMLSILPEQVKMQAAIAEYPELPEDSLLSIEGKLPFAWTTRDLSRSGVLGDPTIATKEKGDRILESVSDGWVKAITDIYKFRQPQAWHNRDSTL